CTGACTTGTTAAACATACCCCCCAGCGCCAGGAACCGCCCGCTCTCGCCCCGTGAGTCAGCTGTGTAGACTGTAGCCTTTCCATAATCGTGTTAGCCGTCGGGTTTACTGTGGCTTCCAGGGTGATTCTTCCGTAGACTTGTTAGAACCAACTCCCCGAGAGCCCCCATAATGAGCAGAGAGTCGTCACGTCACTTGTTCTTGGTCCGCTCCTCAAAGTGTTGGGCAGAAGCAGGTCACGGTCTCACCGAGCGGTAGTGGTCTCCACAACATCATTTGCAAGTTAGCAGCCACCACCTGGGGAAGGCCTGGGAATCGAGTGACAATTTCGAACCACACACGACGCCGGTGGAGACATTAGCGGGGCAATTAGTAGCCCTATTTTCCCACGATTTTCCAAGGCGCACTAGTGGCCACTGGTTCGGTGAGTAGCCACTCGTTCGGTGGAATGGTGGAGCGCCAACATTCGGAGAATTTTATGCGTGTTTTCCAACGAACAAATATGAAGAGCGGGCTCTAATCGCAGTCGATCACAGTCCGACTCTCGAGCGTTGTTCCTTGCCTTTTCTCTGATGATGGGCCGGGGTTTTCCGTAGATCAATTTGAGGTGCCTAACCGCGGCCCACCCGGTTCGTGCGCATTTTacgatggtttgttttgggtggCGTAAAATTGACGACTTAATCTTTATGAGATCGCCACGGTGCCTCGACGTTTGATCGTGTTTGCGATTTCGTGTggccctctctctttcttgaaGACGGTTCGCAATGAGCTAAATAAACTTGTAGGGAGCCCGAGTCGATCGATGGATTTGAGAGAGGTCTGCACAGGAGCGACCCACCACCGCGGGGCAAAGTGTAGCGTTTCCAGCGGCAATGAATTAATTATGCTGCACTCCACGCCATGGGAACCGTACACACTGCAATTGATGGAGGTGTTTGCATTTCGCTGTGTCGTCAGTCGGCTCCTGGACGGAGCAGTCTCCCAGGCGCCTCTATAACGACATTCCGGCCGTAGCGCAGGCTGTGTATGCAAATGATTGCGCATCCCTCACGCAACAGCTTTTAATGGGGAGAGTTTCTTCGGCTGTTTCATTACGTGCGCAGATTGAGCCGGTTTTCCTACgatccgatcgtcgtcgtagcCCTTAACCCGGGAacaaccgccaccggcggcggaaccgGTGATTGGAAATATTacgaatcggaatcgggcgATTACTTGGCTTGGGTGGtgagttcgtttgtttgtagCTCCGTTTGTGCGCCCACCAATTTTTCCAGCTTTTCCTATCCTTTTCCAACAACAGGCTCTGCTCCCTTCCACTCCGCCCTGGCCTTTGATTAATGATCTCTAATTGGACTCTGCAGCCACCACAGCTCGGTGTGTTGTGGAGCCAACAATTTCGTACTTCGATTCTGCTGCGCGACCCACAGATGTTTGTGCGATTATAacgatttttgccatttcttccGCAGCGTCTGGGGCCCAGCGCAATGAACATTACGCTTCTCCGTGGGGGGCAATTTTGGAGTACGGCGAAGTAAAGCGCACTATTTGGAGGTCTAAACTCACGGGTGCTACaactttccttttcgggcTCGCACATCGTTAGCGAAAGACTCTTTACGTAAACTGTTTTTGGAATAATATTTGGGCCAACAGCTCGACGACAGATTAATTTGTGTGGGGGGTCGGTTAAGTTGACAAATCGACAGCCGATAATTCGCGTGCGTCGTCGGTATTGTGGAGGCAAATCGTTCGCTAGATGTGTGATGTATTAGCAACATTATTATGAGCAttacagagagacagagagaggaaGTGAACCCCACCATCATGTGACTGTCTGCGCGACGCCACCAGAGATCGCCTTCACGACGATGGCTTTACTTTCTAGCCTGGCCGTTCGTGTACCGTTGGAGGATTGTGTTGAGGTTGAGAAAAGCGAGAAGTCAATAACAGGCACGGGGAAGGAGCGGTGTGGCAGAAGGAGCGTATTTTACCGTTCGGTAAGTGGATACTTAGCTGCCACggaccgctgccgccgtcgccgggggAACACATTTGTCTTCGGCTAATCGCgaaaatttatcacaaatTTTGCTCTTTCCACTACTACCTTCCGGGGCTGGAAAACGGTGCATTTCTCCGAGACTTCTTCCGAGACGACGGGGACAGCAAACCTGTTGTCCCCACGGTGTGCACCTtaacggacggacggcaggCATCCGAGGGCTTTTGCAGCACGAGAAGAGGTTGATAGTATCTATCGCCGGCAGCCAGTGGGCCAGCAgcgcaaaacaaagaaacgaaagCTCACGATTGTGTGCCGTTTCACTTGTCTcgtcgttgctgttgttgttgttgttgttgttacctCACAACTGCATGGGGTCCCTGCCTCTAGGAAGGAAGAAATAttgaaacgataaaaacaTATTCGATATGCCATCCGCGCCATCCGGCATCCAGCATTGGGCCTGCAACAAGGAAGAGTTATCGAAACAACTCGCAGCTGGAGAAAATCTGGAGACCGCGTCGTTGAGAGCCATCGGGGCTCTCTGAAAGGGGGCCACcagacatcatcatcatcatcatcgtgatgaTGGACACTCTCGCTCCAGAGGGGGCAGAGCATGGATTGGGACAGCAGGATGCCCTCAGTGGACATTTCCCTTTTGACATTTCTTGCTAATACGCACGCGTCACTCAATCCACGGGTCGGCGTCGGTGGACCTAATAAGTCCCAAACGACGTGGCGCAAAAAGTGGGACGAATGCCGAATGCGCCCGCAGAACTGAGTGACGTAAAACTGACAGCATAAAGAGCGTAGCGGGGTGATCTAGTTCGTGCTTTCACAGCGCCAATTCGCCAGATGAATGCCATTTAAAAACGGCcaagaaattaacaaacaagcGCCCCCCAGAAAGGGCCTCACTTGATTGCGTGCGTGCTGGGGCCCCTTCAAACCTGTTCCTGTCCGGGGAACCTCAAGGAACTGCTCTTTTTTGTCGCCGAGCCTAGTAGGCTGAATTTGGGAGACCTTAACCGGCGGTGACACCGGTTTTGACGTAACGACTGGCCATCGCATCCTTCCTATCAACTTCCCATCGcgctgcggttgctgccgtTCACGGAGTTGTAGTCCAGGGCGGGCTGTCAGTTTGCAGATTAGCCCGCGTTGCTATCGGAGTAAGCCGCGATCGGTTGCTTGTTGTCCAACTTTCATTTCTTTCGACCTGCGAGCGTAATTTTAATGTCTCGGTGTTACTTAACAACAGCGGCACAATATCGAGCCCCGcggggtggccataaaaaaggaaaccctttAAAAACGCGCGCGCTCCTACCGCATTGTGTGTGCGTCCCTCTCGTTGCTTGTGTGACGAGCGTcaatattgattttattttggcAAAGAAGACGTGATGACTATCCGATGTGTGTTGGCACTTACAGCAGGTTGGCAGCTTGGTGTTAGGTGCTAGTGACCCACCCCGAGGACCCCGTGTTTGCAGAGAGTGCTGTGGCGTAACCTTCTAGAGAACTAGAGAGGCTAGAGAACTGTCCTGCCCCGCCATGCCACGAtccaggtgctgctgctggagtcTAATAACACTCGCTGATTGATGAGGTCATTGTTGgataatttcttttcccagtcccgctgccgccgcggccgcgtgACGCAAGAAAGATAGGATTGCCTTTTGCCCCAAAAGAAAGCCTTCCTTCGCCTCCAGACGAACGGACGTTAAAGGTCACAACCTCGTCTATCAAGCGTCAGGATAGGCGGCAGGGCTTGGCGAACATCCCGCAGCTCTCCATCGTAGCAAACTGTGACTTTGACGGGAAGACGCGAATTATGTAAGCTGCGCCTGCATCGTGCCGTCTTTTCTAAGCTTTTCATCGTGCGGCCCGATCGATTTCTCGATAGCACGCCCCGCGCGGTGTCGTGGGAACTACTCTCCGTGGTGCGCCATTTTAAAGTGTCTGCCCCGATGGTGGCAATTTATTTTCGGGGAGCACGAACGCGAACATCTTGTTAATTAAGATTTTCATTGAGTGTCTAGTTAACTGGCCAACACGATGGATTGAACCGACTTTGTAACAGCCGACCGGTGCTTTTCGGTCACcacaaaccggaaccgggagctTCTTGAGTTTGCGGTTACAGCTGGACGGCAGTTGCCGGGCTTCTAGACGGACGGCCGTTGTGGAATGTGAAACGGAATGGCCTCGGTTTGTTGCTCGAAATTGCGAAACATGTCGCCGACGCGCCATGTTGACCAGCGTAAGAGAATTATGTCGTTTTAAATCTTGTTTCGGTTCGACGTCCCGATGTTTATCGTATCCGGCAGACGCGCCCCGCAGGGCACCGTTGGGCTGTTTCGAACGCAGGGAAACATTCCTGCGGCAAAACGGGTCTCCGTGTGGTGGTTTCTACTTGTCACGTCCGGACTAGGACTAGAGTTTCCATTCCAATCAACATATTTGATTTCTCCTGTGGCCCCGGCGTTGTTGTCGATATTTAATAATATGTCACCGACTGGCCCCGGCCTCCAGGCTGGTTACTTTCTTCCTCGACTCGATTACCGCATAGCGCGAAAGGGCTAGCTTTTTGTACCGTACTTAACGGTGGTACGGAATCGATTCCACAAGAATGTGACACCTTCCAGCACACGCTCCCAGCCACGAGAGCCGCGTGCTGACGGTGCGAAAGACGGTCCACCGCGGAACCAATGGTCCAAATGATTGGAAAACTCCAACATTACGTCGCTGGGAGTCATTAGTTGTCCTCCGCCGATCGCCGCCCGCGGTTGTCTTAAATGTTCACGAATGTTAAACGAAAGTTTTGGCCAGCCCGCCGAATAATGAGCGTACAAATagcacaccatcatcatcatcaaccccATTTCGGCCAGCCTCCCATTGCCAGGGGGCCAGGGGGCCGtcacaaaacacacagaaGCTCATGTTTGAATTGTGCCCGCTTTTAATGTACGCGCCACGCCACCCGATTGAACTACATTTTCATCGCTCCGCAGCTTTTAGTTAATAGCGTCTGTAGCCACCGCTGCCCCTGTGTTATGACAAATGGCTGAGGCCGGGGCGGGCGGCCAGCAACCGAAAGGCACTTCCGCCCTCGGGAAGGCAATAATCACGCCCGGCACATCACTCGGTTAAATCGTGactcaattaaaattaatgtttggcGTGAGTCGTGAGAAATGGTGAAAAGAAGTCTCGCGGGCGGGATGAagaattatgctgctgcacccATCACCGCCCAAATGCATAAAAAGACAAAGTACCGGGCGAATCTCTCTCGCTTCCCGGGGGTGGCACGCGCAGGTGCGCTCCAGTTTTCCCCGCTTTTCCATTTGGGGGATCATTAAAAAGGGCCTTTTGTGTGGGGGGTCTCAAGCAAGAGGTGCAGCGGCGCTCCCCTAACCATACGGAGCATAAGCCAACGTTTCACGTTGGTCTCAGAGGTGAGCCGGTGTTGGCGATGGTGCGTGTCTGATAGCGAAGGCCATGTTGTGATAGTCTGCGAAAGCCCACCACGTGGCAGCAAGTGACGACGGACAGATTTTATCGATGCCCTGCCGTCCGCTTCGCTATCGGTTACATCGGTTTTAGATAATCTTTTATTAAttgttcaatttgttttttagTTTCGTGAAGATACAGTGAGGACCACATGATGATGTAGACTTTTGGCAAGAGACAAGCTGAAGACGAGCATTCCTCCGACGACGAAAAAGAAGATGCGATCTCTTGCTCTGTCACCCAGGCCAACTAATGGGCCAGAACCGCTGAAGCGATTCCGATGGTTTCTACGAAGCTGCACTCTAACGCCGTGAAGCGTTCTCGTGTATCGATCGTGCAGTCGGCGCACTCCAAAAACGGCAGAACGGGCTGGGTCGGTCTGTGCACCATACGCCTCCCATCGATTGGCGGGCCagctgccgtcgtcgtttaAATGTGTATTCTATCGACGTTTTCCCGTGCCGGACGTACGGACGTGGGTGCAGTTCCACGCGGCTGTGGGGCCTCTGCAGTTGCAGCGACGGCCGGAGTCTTCAGAGCGCGTGCGCCAGATCTCGCACACCCGATATATAGAGCGCGTTTCTTGACGACGTGGCTCGCTAAAAAAAGAGACACACCGTGGGGCCCCGTGGTGGGTGATGAAAATAAAGTGATTTTTCCAATTgtgtcaccgccaccggaagagtGGGTGCCGAACAAGGTGTGCGTGGAACATTTGGTTCCGAGCCTGAGCGGACCCACGTGTGGTGCGGTTTGAAGTAATTCATAAACAGGGCCAACCCCATTCAATTGGGTGATTCTGTGGGACCACAGAGGACCACAGAAGCCCCACGCCTAAGAGCACTGGTCATAGGGGGAACAACCAAAAATCCGGAATCCCCCGTATCGATCCGTTTGCGTCTAGACCTTGCGGCcgtccgtcggccggtggtgcgATTAATCTTGAAACGCCGGCGTCAGATTGCTACCCGCGGTCCGGCGGGTTCCGGTCCGTTGTTTTATGTGAACGAAGGCGCCCTGTAAGGCTGTTCCCATATGGGGTCTAGGTcgtcccggtgccggcgaagCCTTTGTGTGGCGTAATTTATGCGCACCACCGCCCCGCATAAATACGAAGGCTCCAAAAACGCGCAAAGTGTCACGCGAATTGAGCCCGCATAGCAAGTGGCCTCCGGGTTCTACAGAAACACGGACCCCCGCGATAAGTCGCAGTGGTGGCGGTAGTCGAACgattttatgaatttattgTGGAGCCCATTAAAACCCACGGAGGTCCACGTGGGACACAATTAACCCGGATCCCCGTATCCCTTTTCCAGGCGGGTTCGGCGGATCGGTGCGATGACGTCTTTCGCACGCGCCTTTGTGTTGCGGTTTTCTGTGACCCAACGTGACGCGAGTTGAAATATGATACCGAGATTTTGAGCACTCTCGGATTGCTGCGTGTGATGAAAGTATGCGCCGTGTGCACGTGCAGGGAACCGTTACGAGGTGCACCCGGACAGCTCAGAAGTGCATCGCCGCGTTCAGTAGCAGGGATGGCTCCGAGCGTTCTAGAGTGGCGCGATGTGTCTGTGGCCCTTTTCATTCTTAAATCCCGCTGCCAGCGCTCAGAAATGCTAATCAGATCAGAAATGCTAATCATTACTTCCCTTTTCCCTTTCAGATGATTCCTCTGCAGAACGTGTACCAAAATAAACGACAAAACGACATCGAGACACCACTTCTTCTTAATACAGTGAACTGAACTCGCTCCGTGATCGAGTTCCTCCTCCGATATCGACGGGTAGCTAAAACAGTGAAGTAACACGGTGAAGTGCAACAATCGAAGCGGCTTCACGTGTGTGGCGATGATTACCGGCAACTTACCGGGTTAGTGTTCGCATAAGTTACACAGAGAGATTAACAACGACAgtccaaaccaaaccaaaataTTTAATCCGTGCGACTCGTTtcggccgatggtggtgaagtGCGTGATAAGAAGTAATTGATCAGCAAAAAGAGCCAGTGCACTGAGTGTTGGCCAGAGTTTAATCGAAAGTTTCGTGAAACACCCAGAAGTCGATACAGTGGTGCCGCCCCAAAGAGAGGGGAATTAAGGAAAGAGAGAATCTTGTGGCGCCCGCGTGCGTCAGTGTGTTGTTGAGTATTGGGTCCGGCCGAAGCCTAGCTGGCGTGCACGACGGATCAATATTTGGAAGCAGCAGAGGACACCCGGGTCGACCAACGGGACATCGGTTATCAATATTTACCAGCAGatcaaaacatgaaaatggtGTTGTCACAACGGCAGCGCGAGGAGCTGTAAGTGCCTTTTTAAATCTTCTAacatttttgcttcttttgaGATCCTCCCGGATGAGATCGGGGAACGCACCCGGAATGAACGGACGCCTTGTCTTTGTCTCTCGTTGGAGTTGGAATTTCGTCACACCCGCCACACTCGAATATGGCTAAATATAGAGTCAAAAGTGGCCCCAAATGTATGGTGTGTCTGTGGGGCATCATTTTTAATATATTGGCCACCTTCTTGGACCGTCCTGGTGCCACCTTCCCCGGGCACGTCCGGTGACCACCCTACAAAACGCGACGATGAATGTTTTACTAAAATTAATACGTGTTTGCGTGTTGAATTGATATTTGAAAACGCTGAGTGGGGTTGATTACACGTTTTATGCTCGGGGATTTCATTTGAATTCCTGTGCCCTCTACCATCCCAAAAGGAGGCCCGAAAAGGTTTTCATGCATAAAAACACCCCTAAATAAACACACGCAAGTCCCGGACACCGGAATTAGTAGCCCGGCATCATCGGGGAATGCCTTTTTCAGATCGCGCCACTTACAACCCCGGCCGATGATTGTCAAACCCCCGACCACGATCGATTAACGATCGTTTTTCAcaccattaaaataaatcttcacgccgcgctgcgctgctCGGTACGTGTGAATCTTCACCAATTCTGAATGCTTTCAACGGCACGGCCTTTTTGGACGCGGGCGAGAAGTGGACAACTTGTTGCGATGCTTCCTGTCCCGTAGCGCTGCTGTGGCGCCGCCGTGCATCTAATACTAACAGCGATCGTGCACAGCTGGCGGTCGGGTGGCCAAGAAATCGTACATCCGGTAATCTTTCTCCGCATCGTGGTGTGCCGTTTTCGAGTGGTCCATTCTATTTTTTACCTAAATAAATCCCTTTCGGAATGGAAAAGACTGGCGGCAGATGAAAGGCGACAGAAACTTTAGTTAGCAGCGCCTGTGGCCGTCGAACGGGCGAGAAATGTCATCCGGCGATCGGCAATCCCAAAGAGAGCGCGTCGCCGTCTTTCACGCGGTGGTGTGAATTGGTGACACCGAATTTAAATGATTCTCCGATTTCGTGGACCTCTCCGCGGCTGCCGATTGAATGTCCGATTGATGTTTCTTGAACGGAGTTTAACCTTCCGGCGGGGGTCGCTGCCACCCAGCGCTGTTGGCATTGGGGGGAAGACACGGAAGGAAGACGAATCAGATAGCGCGCGCGGGTCCGATACGGGTCCACGTGTATGTGCTTCGGCAACAATAACGGCATTGCTTCCGGTTTTCGTGACCAATCACGCTTTGCTGGCGGTGTGGCCCACAGGCACGACAGACTAACTACTCTAACGGGGTTTGGCACAAACTTGGCAATAACTTGGCAAGGCAGAGGCCCAGCGAAAGTGTGGCCGCCTTGCACTTCAAGTACCGGGGGGGGATTATCGGTTTGTTGCAAGAATAGGAGAGTGTACACTGATAACAATGATAAACAATCGAGGCACGGCATGATAATGACATTCAACTGTGCTCTCTCATCCATCCGCGCCCGTGTTGCGAATTGTTGTTGAAGAACGCCCGGGGAGTCTATTGTCGCATTTTTGGAAGCTCCGATTTCTTCTCGTGGCCGCCGTGTTGTGAATGTGTAAATAGAAACACCCTGCGCATCATCCACAAACACGCGCGAACGTCCCACGATCGACGAGAGCAGATTACATTCCCCACACACTTTCCAATGCGTCCGcccaacacacatacatgAACAAACATCACGATTTGTGACATTGGGACGGGCATGCGCGATCCACTTTTTGATTAGCGGGCGATCTATTGGGCAATCGAGCGCGCATTTTGATTCAATGTTACCGCTCTTTACTCGGTCTGCCGGTTGTCGGTGTTCCGGCTGTTGGAGGATGGTACGTTCCAAAATCTAATGGCCGGAAATTGTAGGATTGACAAATCCGTTTCGCTGATCCGGTTCAAAAATACACACGACGCTCGGACCATCGATTGTTTCTTGCGCATGCCGCTAGCGTCGCTGAACGGACGGTGTGCACTAGCGCCCTCTGGTCGTGAGAATATGCGACACTTTGTAGGCGTTACACGGCGTTACTGATACGCTTTTGAATTGATCAACCGTTTCTTAGCTGACTCATTTTGCTGATGGCGATTAGTCATTGTTGCGTTGCTGACGAAAGATCAAttttgtttcctgtttgtAGGGCTATTTTAGAAAAACATGACAAATCGCGAAGCGTGAGGCTACCTTTTCCTATTCCATGCTGTTTTACGAGCAGTCAATAAAGTAGTTTAAAAGTTTTACTACTTAAGCTGCTAACAATGGGCCGATGAGTGTCATGTGACTAATCGGTGTTTCGGCCTTGTCGCTATTTTAAAACATCGACGAGCACTCTCCACTTCTTCTAAAAGTTATGTATCATTGCATTTATTTAACACAAGTCACTGTATCGTAAATAGAAGGTTGtttaaaaatcgatcgcaGAACGACTCATTGGCTCTTTTAAAGGTGGTATGCTTTCTACTGCGGCCGGCTAAATGAGTGATGTATAACAAGTTGCgtggcgtttgttttatgcCTTTCTTTGCCGCGCCCCAGCTCTCTCTGTTAAAGCTTATCACAATATTATGGTTATGCTACtagaaatacaaaaaaagaatattGGCTCTAGGTTAATTACAAACAAAAGGGGTAACACAAAAGTACAATCTTTTAAGTGGCAAATTCGCTATTTACAAAAGCATGTAGCGCTGCGTTCGTTTCTAGCTTCGGGCACATAACGGCTGCGGCGGATTGGTCCTGGGGTCTGGGGCCGGTGAGTCCTTCTGGGGCTCGGTGGCTGCCATCagttccgtcgccgtcgccgtcgccttcTGTCGGTAGTTTTCCATGTAAAAGTTCATGAACAGCACGAAGAATATGCTGGCGTTGCAGAGCAGCAGGAAGGTGACGAACTTGGGATAGGAACAGTCGCTGATCAGCGCGTTGATCGCGTGCCCGATGCAGATGACAAACTGTGCCTGTGGTGGGTTGGTGGGAATTAGGGTAATTAGAGTTAGTGGACACAACGTTGGCAAACGCGGTGGAATACGTACTATTTGGATCTCGGTCATGTACTTTTTCCACCACAGGTACTTCTGGTAGCGGGGTCCCATGGCCGACAGCATGTAGTAGAAGTACATCAGCGTGTGCACCAGATTGTTGATGATGTTTGGGAGCGTCGTATTGCCACCTGCCGGACGGAACGCAATCGCCGGAGTTAGTAGTGCCCCATTTCCCCGCTAAGGTCCCCCCATGACGACGTACCTGCCAGGAACTTTGTCAAGATCCACGCCTCGATCGGGGTGAGCGAATGGTGATACAGATGGAGGTAGGAAATTTGGGACTTTTTCTTACGCAGCACAAAAAAGACGGTGTCCGCAAACTCGGACAGCTTCGAGAGGTAGTAGATGTAGCAGAGGTTGAACATCTGTAACGGTACGGAGTGTTGATTGGAATTGGACCAAGGAGATTGCCGGTGTGCTGTCCCCATACCCTGCGCGACAGTTGGTTGTCACTGTAGTCCACCGGTTGGCAGGTTAGGCTGTATCCTCGGGCCCAGCCGGACATCAAATGCTGTGCGGGTTGAAGGAGAAAGCACCAAGTTTTGAGTATGTTCTTTTAGGGTTTTGGGGTCGGTGACTTACTTCGTAGAACATGTACGCGCTCAGCAGCACCTGGCCGAGGTTGTAGTAGAAGAGTGTGTTGGTCAGCTGCATCGGTTTCCGGTCCCGCATGTACGTCGGCCCAATAATGACGACCCAGACGAGATAGGTCAGCACCATCCCCAGCGTTGGCAGCGGATTGTCCATGAAGGGGAGGGCCTTTGCTCGTGGGTCTGTTGGGAGGGCCAATCGGCAAAAAGAACGGCATAAAAATTCATGCGATAACGAGATGGTTTCGAAGGCTTCCAGCCCCCCGCCGATGGTGTGATTGATTATTCTAATTCCGTACGGCCACCTTGCCAAAAGGACCGCAGAAAATGGAGCAAGGTACGCTTCCAAAGTTTTCCCTCAGCACGGCCTTTCAAACTTTTTAAACGATCCGACTCAAGGTAAGCTCCGAGCGGTGGCGCGATCCAGATCTTTGCCACGGCGACCAAACTTCACGGCTAATTAAAGAATGACGGCGCGTCTCGTAAAAGTGTTTGATAGGTTATTAattagctgctgctgccgttcggttcggtgtgtttaATTATAACCCCCTACCACGGTGCGACACAAATTGATCGTGTGCAGAGGGAGTTCTTTCGGTCATGAACAGACCTACACGTCCCCGAGACTTGAGACGGGCATCTGGCACCGGAAAGAGAAACCGTCCCTGCTAACAGTTTGTGTCAACAAATCGCAACTCCATCGGTGTGCTCTAGTGCCATCCATCCGCCCCAAATATCATCCCCAAATATAGGTTTCGCAATCGGAACAACATCCCAGTGCGCACCCTTCAcctgccagcgccagcgcaaTGTTAATTTGCTCTCCGTTACTCAGTCGCACGATGCGTTGAGGGTCAACCAAAcatcagccgcagcagcacacggCAACCGTGAATCCGTCACCCCAGACATGGCCATTGACCTCCGAAAATTGATACCCACTGTTTGCGCCGTGCGCATATTGCGCAATCTTTTGGCGGGctgataatttatttgcctGGAGTTCTGTTACTCGTCGGTCTTGTTTgtccgccgt
The nucleotide sequence above comes from Anopheles bellator chromosome 1, idAnoBellAS_SP24_06.2, whole genome shotgun sequence. Encoded proteins:
- the LOC131206375 gene encoding elongation of very long chain fatty acids protein AAEL008004-like, which produces MELRDNFTDFTLASNYIMQLAIDEYQADRNWTRLIDRYWNLIEELIGDPRAKALPFMDNPLPTLGMVLTYLVWVVIIGPTYMRDRKPMQLTNTLFYYNLGQVLLSAYMFYEHLMSGWARGYSLTCQPVDYSDNQLSRRMFNLCYIYYLSKLSEFADTVFFVLRKKKSQISYLHLYHHSLTPIEAWILTKFLAGGNTTLPNIINNLVHTLMYFYYMLSAMGPRYQKYLWWKKYMTEIQIAQFVICIGHAINALISDCSYPKFVTFLLLCNASIFFVLFMNFYMENYRQKATATATELMAATEPQKDSPAPDPRTNPPQPLCARS